GGCTCATATTCCTATAAAAACACACAATTAACTATTCCATCAAGTACCACTAACGGCAATTACTTTATTTTGTTTTTTGTAGACGACAGCAGTCAGGTTAACGAAGATAATGAGAGCAATAATATTCGTGCTATTCCTATTATAATTGGTGCTCCAATTGTCGATTTAACTATTAAGGCACCATCGCTTTCAAACATTTGGCTCCTTGCCGGAAGTATTATTAACAGCTCACTTTCAATTGAAAACCTAGGAAACATTTATTGTTCTTCCAGTAACCTAACTTATTTTTTTTCGAAAGATACATTGGTTGATTCACTTGATATTTTGCTTTCTGTGAAAGCAGGAAGTGCGTTAGCTGCAGGTGTTTCAGAAATACGAAATCAAGCAATTACTATTCCAACACAAGCCGATACCGGAAATTACTTTATTTTGTTTATAGCTGATTATTCCGGATTACTAGCTGAGTCGAATGAGTTGAATAATAAAGGTTATGTAGCCATAAATATCAGCCTTGTCGGGATAAAAGAGCAGATCCCTGAGGAAGTCATAACCATCTCTCCAAATCCGTTTAGTTCAAAAATTAAAATTGAGTTCAGCAATAACTTCAAAAAATCAATTACTGTTTTTGACATAAGCGGAAGAATCATTTATCAAAAGAAAGAAATATTGGAAAGCTCTGGCGAAATTAGCACAGCAAACTGGGCCGAAGGAATTTATTTTATCGCTATTAAACAAAACCAAAAAGAAATCCGAAAAAAGCTAATTAAATTAAACTAAAATTATATTTGTAGTACCAAAATCTCAATACTCATATCCCAATACTCAATACTAAAACAATGAGCACTCTTATAAAAAACGGCCGCATTATTACTGCATCTGAAGATTACATTGCAGATATTTTTATTGAAGGTGAAACGATTTCCTGTATTGGAAAAAACCTCAACATGAAAGCCGATACCGTTATTGATGCAAGTGGATTACTTGTTATGCCGGGTGGAATTGACCCGCACGTGCATCTCGACATGCCCTTTATGGGAACCTTTTCGAGCGATGACTACAGCACCGGCACCAATGCTGCCTTGCATGGAGGCACTACCATGGTGATTGATTTTATTTTGCAAACGCAAGGAAAGTCTTTGCACCATGCACTTGGCGAATGGCAAGGTCGTTCGAATGGAAATGCCTTTGGCGATTATTCCTTTCACATGGCCGTGACCGATTTTAACGAAGAAACAAAAAAGGAAATCAAACAAATGGTGGAAGAGGAAGGAATCACTTCTTTCAAAACATTTATGGCGTATAAAGGAGCCTTGATGATCGATGACCGCCAAATGGTTGGATTGATGGGTGAAGTAAAAAAATGCGGTGGCCTGGTAACTGTGCATGCAACCAATGGCGACATGATTGATTTCTTAATTGCGAAGCACCGCAGCGAAGGTAAAATGGAACCGCTCTATCATTATTTATCCCAACCCGAAATTACCGAAGCTGAAGCCACCGGACGTTTTGCCGATATGGCCTTTCATACAGGTGTACCTGCTTATGTAGTGCACATGACCTGCGAAGGCGCTCTAAATCACATCCGCGATGCAGCGCGACGAAATCAGAAAGTATTTGTAGAAACCTGTATTCAATATTTATTACTAGATGCTTCGCTATACGAACAAAATTTTGATGGCGCCAAATATGTCATGAGTCCTCCTTTGCGGGAGAAGAAAGACCAAGCCAGTTTGTGGGCCGGAATTAATCAAGGAACTGTTCAAGTAGTGGCAACCGACCATTGTCCATTCATGTGGGAGCAAAAAAAGATGGGATTAAACGATTTTAGTAAAATTCCGAACGGCCATCCTGCCATTGAGCACCGTATGGAATTACTTTTTAGCGAGGGTGTAAACAAAGGAAAAATTTCACTCAATAAATTTGTGGAGGTTACTAGCACCAATGCTGCTAAAATTTTTGGGATGTATCCCCGTAAGGGAACCATTGGAATTGGAAGTGATGCTGATTTAATTTT
This portion of the Bacteroidota bacterium genome encodes:
- the hydA gene encoding dihydropyrimidinase, with translation MSTLIKNGRIITASEDYIADIFIEGETISCIGKNLNMKADTVIDASGLLVMPGGIDPHVHLDMPFMGTFSSDDYSTGTNAALHGGTTMVIDFILQTQGKSLHHALGEWQGRSNGNAFGDYSFHMAVTDFNEETKKEIKQMVEEEGITSFKTFMAYKGALMIDDRQMVGLMGEVKKCGGLVTVHATNGDMIDFLIAKHRSEGKMEPLYHYLSQPEITEAEATGRFADMAFHTGVPAYVVHMTCEGALNHIRDAARRNQKVFVETCIQYLLLDASLYEQNFDGAKYVMSPPLREKKDQASLWAGINQGTVQVVATDHCPFMWEQKKMGLNDFSKIPNGHPAIEHRMELLFSEGVNKGKISLNKFVEVTSTNAAKIFGMYPRKGTIGIGSDADLILVDAAKKHTLSVKTHHMNVDYSAYEGMELTGKCETVLLRGEVVIEKGETKVKKGYGKFIKRGKSSLVI